A genomic region of Bactrocera dorsalis isolate Fly_Bdor chromosome 3, ASM2337382v1, whole genome shotgun sequence contains the following coding sequences:
- the LOC105228668 gene encoding proton-associated sugar transporter A yields MVGVAAGSNEHSMSSTKNPMIKYMLKTRENHARNQKYDYSHVFRRKTRFEMFRLSVIAMAIEFAYAAETSFVSPILLQIGIDHKLMTMAWGVSPIIGFFISPLLGSLSDRCTLNWGRRRPIITFLSVGILLGLILVPWGKDLGILLGDIGYNVTTTSNLSAMNEGLAAALISSEVDSAEGPLPSNFKFAAILTILGMVMLDLDADTCQTPARTYMLDVCIPEDQARGLTTFSLLAGFGGTIGYAIGGINWEKTKFGAALGGNIPTVFGMVTVIFIICYFVTITTFREIPLNLIERDEMLRPLSASAIKKEISKKNNAIYYIKETDVLELQNATAQKNYNTMTPMGSYQNGISPSKEITDKSNEPSQSNNTNNNSTMAIELDECVDKPITLAKYLKSIFIMPTSMRILALTNLLCWMGHVTYCLYFTDFVGEAVFNGDPTALPGTEAAQLYEAGVRFGCWGMSVYALSCSIYSIAVTKLRKLLGTKVVYITGIVYYGVGMLILAIWPTKWGVIVFSTSAGILYGTIFTIPYILVANYHAKDCFRMHNGESVPLKQARGLGTDVAIISSMVFIAQLVISLSIGPLISWMQTTCAILYASTFLAFFAAISATFVLYV; encoded by the exons ATGGTTGGTGTTGCTGCCGGCTCCAACGAGCACAGTATGTCGTCGACGAAGAATCCTATGATAAAGTATATGCTGAAAACACGCGAGAATCATGCACGTAATCAGAAATACGACTACTCCCATGTCTTTCGTCGCAAGACACGTTTCGAAATGTTCCGACTCTCCGTCATTGCGATGGCCATTGAGTTCGCCTATGCTGCAGAAACGTCTTTCGTTTCACCGATATTGTTACAGATTGGCATTGACCATAAACTCATGACTATGGCTTGGGGTGTTTCTCCGATAATCGGTTTCTTTATCTCACCGCTATTAGGTTCGCTAAGTGATCGTTGTACACTTAATTGGGGAAGACGTCGACCGATTATTACTTTCCTGTCGGTGGGTATATTACTTGGTTTGATATTGGTACCATGGGGAAAGGATCTTGGGATATTATTGGGTGATATCGGCTATAATGTAACAACAACGAGCAATTTGAGTGCTATGAATGAGGGATTAGCGGCTGCCTTGATATCAAGTGAAGTGGACAGTGCAGAGGGCCCATTACCGTCCAATTTCAAATTTGCCGCAATATTGACAATTTTGGGTATGGTGATGTTGGATTTGGATGCTGACACGTGTCAAACACCGGCTCGTACGTACATGCTGGACGTGTGTATACCCGAGGATCAAGCTCGTGGGCTCACCACCTTCTCACTGCTGGCAGGATTCGGTGGTACAATTGGCTACGCTATTGGAGGTATCAATTGGGAGAAAACTAAATTTG GTGCAGCACTTGGCGGTAATATTCCTACAGTTTTCGGAATGGTTACCGTTATATTCATAATTTGCTACTTTGTCACCATTACAACGTTCCGCGAAATTCCGCTAAACCTGATTGAGCGTGACGAAATGTTGAGACCTCTTTCAGCGTCAGCTATTAAGAAGGAAATCAGTAAAAAGAACAATGCCATCTACTACATCAAAGAG ACTGATGTGCTGGAGTTACAAAATGCTACAGCTCAAAAGAATTACAACACAATGACTCCAATGGGGAGCTATCAGAACGGCATTTCACCATCTAAGGAAATTACAGATAAATCAAACGAGCCATCTCAATCaaataacacaaataacaaTAGCACTATGGCTATTGAATTAGATGAATGTGTGGATAAGCCCATAACTTTGGCGAAGTACCTGAAGAGTATTTTTATCATGCCGACTTCAATGCGCATACTCGCTTTAACGAATCTGCTTTGCTGGATGGGTCATGTGACATATTGCTTGTATTTCACGGACTTTGTGGGTGAAGCTGTATTCAATGGTGATCCAACC GCTTTGCCCGGCACAGAAGCAGCTCAGTTATATGAAGCTGGTGTTCGTTTTGGCTGCTGGGGCATGTCTGTGTATGCTCTATCCTGCTCCATTTACTCAATAGCAGTAACAAAGCTGAGGAAACTGTTAGG CACCAAGGTTGTCTATATTACTGGTATTGTGTATTATGGCGTCGGTATGTTGATATTGGCCATTTGGCCAACCAAGTGGGGTGTAATCGTATTCAGTACTTCGGCCGGCATATTATATGGCACTATTTTCACAATTCCATACATTTTGGTGGCCAATTATCATGCCAAAGATTGT TTCCGCATGCATAATGGTGAGTCGGTTCCGCTAAAACAGGCGCGTGGTTTGGGCACCGACGTGGCCATCATAAGTAGTATGGTATTTATAGCGCAACTGGTAATCTCTCTGTCCATAGGTCCATTGATTTCCTGGATGCAGACAACGTGTGCCATATTATATGCGTCTACGTTTTTAGCATTTTTCGCAGCAATATCAGCCACGTTTGTTTTGTACGTTTAA